Proteins found in one Magnolia sinica isolate HGM2019 chromosome 5, MsV1, whole genome shotgun sequence genomic segment:
- the LOC131246710 gene encoding bidirectional sugar transporter SWEET14-like, whose translation MAIITIHPPWTFTFGLLGNIVSFMVYLAPLPTFYRVYRKKSTEGFQSLPYVVALFSAMMWIYYAFVKTDAYLLITINTIGCVIQTIYITIYITYAPKKAKLITAKLLLLLNVGVFCLILILTQVLVGGPQRVRVLGWVCVAFSVSVFAAPLSIMRLVIRTKSVEFMPFYLSFFLTLSAVMWFSYGFLLKDKFIALPNVVGFIFGLLQMILYMFYKGTKKEIQEQKLPEHIANVVRLSTIGSSEVHPIDVVPQTHNEKNMDEDVQSLERADQDKKDVGPTEEAQSSKCEV comes from the exons ATGGCCATCATCACCATCCATCCTCCATGGACTTTCACCTTTGGTCTCTTAG GTAACATAGTCTCGTTCATGGTCTACCTTGCTCCCTt GCCCACATTTTATCGAGTTTATAGGAAGAAATCAACGGAGGGATTTCAATCACTTCCTTATGTGGTTGCATTGTTCAGTGCAATGATGTGGATTTACTATGCGTTTGTAAAGACCGATGCTTACCTGTTGATCACAATCAACACCATTGGATGTGTCATCCAaaccatatacatcacaatatacATAACTTATGCACCAAAGAAGGCTAAG CTCATTACTGCTAAACTGCTTTTGTTGTTAAATGTTGGGGTGTTTTGTTTGATTCTTATCTTGACCCAAGTGTTAGTGGGGGGCCCACAGCGTGTTCGGGTCCTTGGATGGGTTTGTGTCGCCTTCTCCGTTAGTGTCTTTGCAGCTCCTTTGAGCATCATG AGGCTTGTTATACGTACGAAGAGTGTAGAGTTCATGCCATTTTACTTGTCTTTCTTCCTTACATTGAGTGCTGTGATGTGGTTCTCCTACGGTTTTCTACTGAAGGATAAATTCATTGCT CTGCCAAATGTGGTGGGCTTCATCTTCGGCCTCCTTCAAATGATCCTATACATGTTTTATAAGGGTACCAAGAAAGAAATTCAAGAACAAAAGCTACCCGAACACATCGCCAACGTCGTTAGGCTGAGCACGATAGGGAGTTCGGAGGTCCACCCGATCGATGTTGTGCCACAGACCCACAATGAGAAAAACATGGACGAAGATGTACAGTCACTTGAACGGGCTGATCAGGACAAgaaagatgtggggcccactgaggaggCCCAATCAAGTAAATGCGAAGTTTGA
- the LOC131246709 gene encoding serine/threonine-protein kinase PBS1-like, which yields MGCFPCFDSKEEEHLNPVDKGDYRREGKPTIESHIARLSSGADRIKARNAIGLRKESLGTKDGIDVKIAAQTFTFRELAAATKNFTPESLLGEGGFGRVYKGRLESTGQVIAVKQLDRNGLQGNREFLVEVLMLSLLHDPNLVNLIGYCADGDQRLLVYEYMPLGSLEDHLHDLPPDKEPLDWNMRMKIAAGAAKGLEYLHDKANPPVIYRDFKSSNILLDEGYHPKLSDFGLAKLAPTGDKSHVSTRVMGTYGYCAPEYAMTGQLTVKSDVYSFGVVFLELITGRKAIDGTKPHGEQNLVSWARPMFSDRRKFSKLADPRLQGQYPMRGLYQALAVASMCIQEQAAARPLITDVVTALSYLASHTYDPNTAHPQNIRVTGEKDEKKRRGGSGDRRDERGGRLARNEGGGGSGHKWDLDGSEKDDSPKETARILNQDLDRQRAVAEAKMWGENLREKQRASAQGRYDGMNG from the exons ATGGGTTGTTTTCCATGCTTCGATTCGAAGGAGGAAGAGCATCTAAATCCTGTAGATAAGGGAGATTACAGAAGAGAAGGCAAGCCCACCATCGAATCTCATATTGCCAGATTATCTTCag GAGCTGACAGAATCAAAGCCAGAAACGCTATTGGGTTGAGAAAGGAGTCCTTAGGTACTAAGGATGGGATTGATGTCAAAATCGCTGCGCAAACATTCACCTTCCGAGAGCTTGCAGCTGCAACGAAAAATTTCACACCTGAGTCTCTTTTAGGGGAAGGGGGATTCGGTCGTGTTTATAAAGGCCGCCTAGAAAGCACAGGCCAG GTCATTGCTGTAAAACAACTTGATAGAAATGGGCTCCAAGGGAATAGGGAATTTCTGGTCGAGGTGCTCATGCTCAGCCTTTTACATGACCCCAATCTTGTTAATTTGATTGGCTATTGTGCTGATGGGGACCAACGGCTTCTTGTCTATGAGTATATGCCCTTGGGGTCGCTGGAAGATCATCTACATG ACCTTCCGCCGGACAAGGAACCATTAGATTGGAATATGAGGATGAAGATCGCCGCCGGAGCAGCCAAAGGGTTGGAATACCTTCACGATAAAGCGAACCCTCCTGTTATATATAGGGACTTCAAATCATCTAATATATTATTGGATGAGGGCTATCACCCGAAGCTATCTGATTTCGGGCTTGCAAAACTCGCTCCAACGGGGGATAAGTCGCATGTTTCCACAAGGGTCATGGGAACTTATGGCTACTGTGCTCCGGAGTATGCTATGACAGGACAGCTGACGGTGAAGTCTGATGTTTACAGTTTTGGGGTTGTATTCTTGGAGCTGATCACGGGGCGGAAGGCCATCGATGGCACTAAGCCCCACGGAGAACAGAACCTCGTTTCATGG GCACGACCCATGTTCAGCGACCGACGGAAGTTCTCAAAACTAGCTGACCCACGGCTGCAAGGACAGTATCCGATGCGCGGGCTCTATCAGGCCCTTGCTGTGGCATCCATGTGCATCCAAGAACAGGCTGCCGCACGTCCTCTCATCACAGACGTGGTGACTGCGCTTTCCTACTTGGCGTCCCACACGTATGATCCCAACACAGCTCATCCTCAAAACATTAGAGTCACCGGAGAAAAggatgagaagaaaagaagaggtgGCAGTGGTGATAGACGAGATGAGAGAGGTGGAAGGCTAGCCAGAAATGAGGGAGGCGGTGGGTCTGGTCACAAGTGGGACTTGGATGGGTCCGAGAAGGATGATTCCCCAAAGGAGACTGCCAGGATTTTGAACCAGGATTTGGATCGACAACGGGCTGTTGCTGAGGCCAAGATGTGGGGGGAGAATTTACGGGAGAAGCAACGGGCAAGTGCACAAGGCCGTTATGATGGAATGAATGGGTAG